GCAAATCAAAAGAAAATATCTGTATCAACCGAATAATTCCTAGATCGCATCCCAGTAGCCGCTCCGCGATCGAACGCAACAGCTCCATTATGTATTCGCAACGCTTGCAAATAAACAACTTGCTATCCATCTTTGTCTTCCATTCTCCCCTCCGCGCCCTCTGCGCCCTCTGCGGCAAATCAAAAGAAAATATCTGTATCAACCGAATAATTCCTAGATCGCATCCCAGTAGCCGAGCCGCGATCGAACGCAACAGCTCCATTATGTATTCGCATCGCTTGCAAATAAACAACTTGCTATCCATCTTTCTCTCCCCTCCGCGCCCTCTGCGCCCTCTGCGGCAAATCAAAAGAAAATATCTGTATCAACCGAATAATTCCTAGATCGCATCCCAGTAGCCGAGCCGCGATCGAACGCAACAAAAAACACGATTGCTTAATTATCTAACAGTGACAGTATAATTCAATGCAAACGGCTTAAAATTAGCTCCATTCTTTGCTGTTCCGCTCAACTCAAGTTCGTAAATCCCAGCTTTAGGAAACACGATATCAGCGCCAGGAATGCCTTGATATTTCTCCGCAGATATGGCTTTGAGAGGCGGATCCATCAGCGGCTTATCCCCCTTTTTGTGATTTTTGGGATAAACAGCTAACTTGCAATTGCACTGCTCTAACGGGATAATTTTACCTCCACGGAAAGTCAGCGCAAACCACACTTTCGCAGGTTCTCCAGCGCGGGGATTGTGGTTGGGTTCCAGGTGAAAAGTAGCAGCCACATCTCCAGATACTTCGACTTCGTGGGCAAAAACTGCCATTGAGTTAAATTGAGGCGCTGCTAGCACTACCAATCCGCAAAAAACTAATAATCCCAAAATTTTACTTTTGTTTGATAGGCGAAACATAAAACTTCTCCAATGATAAAATTGACCAAAATAAGCGCGATCGCACAAACAAGACACCCAGGGCAATTATTCCCAACAGCAGCGCCCGCCATTGATTAACCGCCGTCCATTCAAAACCGCCAAGATAGTGGGAACCGATGAGTGCAGCGTGTAGGGCGCCCAGCAAGCAAGCGGGAACGCTTAACAGGTGAATTGGCCGCCACAGTTTGCCTAAATGATGTTGAATTCGATCGACACTGGTAACAGCCGCCGGTAACATCAACAGCAGCGACAGCATCCCAGCCAGCATCCCAAACTGATGCTGCGGCACCATGAAAGACACAGCATCAAAATTCCACTTCAGCGTATGATCCAGTAGATGAAACGTGTGGGCGACTGCGAGGATAAACGCACCCACACCCAAGGCGCGACGGTAGCGCAGCAGTTGCGGTAAAAAATTGCTTACCGGACGCGCCAACAGTGCTAGCATCAAGCACAACAGCGCTGCGTGGCCAGTAAAATCGACCATTTCATCGGTTCGTAACAGGGTAAGAATCCCAATTGATACCGTTACCCAACCACCCATCCGAAACAATTGACTCCGCGTGTCTGCGCTCAATCTCCCAGCAAAAAAACCCACTCCCAGCATAGTTGGCAGCGTACCCAATCCGAAAGCAAACATCGTCGCCGCCCCCAAAACCGGATTTCCCGTTTCCGCCGCCTTAATCTGCGCCGCGTAGAGGAAACCGCAGGGAATCAAACCCCAAAGCAAACCCAAAGCCACAGGTACCCACCAGGTTTTTTGTGCTGAAAGCTGGTTCATTGCTTGTCCGACTCGATCGTGCGAAATTGGATGTAACAGCGGCAATCGTGGCAGAAAATCGGGTTTAATTTGCACTAAACCAAACCAAATCAGCATTGTACCTGTCAAAAGTGCGATCGCCCGCCGCAATTCGCTACCCGTACCGGCCATTTGTCCACCAGCAATTAACACCGAACCGACTCCGCCAATGGCAGCGCCCACTAGCGCGTAAGCAATAATTCTGCCCAAATTCAGCAGCAGGTGAAAGCGGAAAGCAGCTAATTTATCGTTGCGGGAACTAGACAGCGAAAACGCCACTGTCAGCGGGCCACACATCCCGGCGCAGTGACCGAAACTGCCGAGAAATCCTAAAGTGCTAATTAGCAGCAGGTCTAGCATTTTGCTGATTTCCCCCCAAACAACGTTTAGTCATTAGACAAGATTGCAAAAATCTTTGATTAATACAGGAACCGCAGATAAAAAGCAGATAAACACAGATAAACGCAGATATTTTCCAGATAATTTGTGATTTTTGCAAGAGGTCTATTAGTCATTAGTCATTAGTCATTAGTCAGAACTAAGAAAGTAGTAAGCAAGAAGAGAGAAGAAGGACTGTCAACTTTCAAATGTCAACTTTCAACTATTAATACTGCTCGCTAAAATCCCCATAAGTTGATTAACTTGATTCAAAAAATACTCCAATAAATCTATTTGAATCTCCTCTCCTTCTAGCCTTAAAAACTTCCAAATTTCTCCTGTAGTCACAACTCCATAAATCCCCGATACTTCATTTCCTTCTCGTTGATTAAATATTTTAGCTGCATACATTTCTGCCGCGCACTGACCCAACCCTGCATTAATATTTTCCTTTTTTGCCTCCACGATTAAAATAATTGGCGCACTAATAATCAACAGTTCGGGCGATCGACTAATCAAAAAATCACAACTGCCATTTAACCCCAGATTTGTATCAACGGTAAAGTCTACACCAGAAAACAAACTGATGCGATCGGCAAAATGTCGAGTAAGTTCCAGCTAAATCGGCGCAATAATCATCTCCGATCGCGATTTATCCGTATTGCTCGCCAGAGCAAAAGGAACATTATAAAGTAAAGTTTCTGTTAAATAATTACTGACTTCCAAAGCAGGTACAGCAGAGAACAAATCTTGCCGAGGCGAAATCGTTAAATTCAAAGCCTTTTTGACGCTGGCTAAACTGAAGTCGCTGTAAGCCATACATTTTGCACCTTTAATTTTTTACTTTAAAGACATCTGCGTTCATCTGCGTCAATCTGCCCCAATCTGCGGTTCCCCCATCAATCGAAAATTTATGCAATCAGTCTACTACTTTTGTTCGGGATGCGCTGCCGCTGGCGAAGCTGCACCCATTTGATTGATCGCAGCAATTAGCTGATAAAGCCGCCCCGCATCCCGTTGGTTGAAATGCAACACTAGGCGCGGCAAATCGAAGGTTTCATCTCCGGCTTCGGCGGGGAAAGCTTTACTTTTTTCAATTTTTCCCGTCACCACAATATCGCTGAACTCAGTATTTAATCGATCGACATTCTCCTCAGAAAGTTCAGACTTCAAGCGAAGTACCAGTTTTCCATCCACGTAGCGGCAGGAGTGATAAACCCGATAAAAACTCGCGATCGCCTCACAAGCGACATTTACATCATCTGTAATCGTGTACAGGCTGCGATCGTCAGCAGAAATCAAACCCCTGCCCCGCAATTGTTTTTGCACAAAATAATTCCAATCGTGCCAATAATCGCCTCCGGGTCGATCGATCAAAACCAAAGGAGCAGGCCCAAACTTGCCAGTTTGAGTCAAAGTCAGACATTCAAAAGCCTCGTCCAGAGTGCCGAAACCGCCCGGAAACAAAGCCAAAGCATCGCTTTCCCGCAGAAAGAATAACTTGCGGGTGAAAAAATATTTAAAATTGAGCAACTTGGAGTCGCCCGCAATAAAAGGATTAGAACCCTGCTCGAAAGGTAACTGAATGTTCAACCCAAAAGAACGTTCAGCAGTCGCCCCCTCGTTCCCCGCTTGCATGATTCCGCCGCCGCCGCCAGTCATCACCATAAATCCCTGCTGGGCGATCGCCCGTGAAAAATTTCTGGCCATCAAATATTCCGGTGATGTGGGCGACACCCTCGCGGAACCAAAAATCACAATTTTGCGAACATGGCGGTAAGGATAAAACATGGAAAAAGCTCTCTCCATATCTCGGAGCGACGCTGCCATAATTTTCCAGTCTAGGCGATCGAGTTCCTCTGATGCCATTTGCACTATCGCCCTGAGCGATCGTTCGATCCACTCTGAGTGCTTTAACATTGGCAGGCGATCGATTAAGTCGATCGCTTCAGCTTGGAAAAACTCAAAATCTTGACCAGGCCCAGAAGGAATCATTAATTTTTCCGAAACGGTAACAATTTGTCAAATCATCAAAATTAAGGGGCAAAAGCCAAATTTATGAGCTAATAGCCACCAGCAAATTGCGCTGCTAGCAACTAATAACTTTTCTGGTAGCTTTGCCCCGGTTCTGAAGCGAGGGCGGCTTTCGCAACAAAAAAAAGCGCGAAACCGCTCGCAGTTGGGTTAAATGTACTTTTCTAGAGTGTTAGCCAGAGTAGTTTTGGGAACTGCCCCAACCACCATATCAACCCGCTGACCGCCCTTAAATATCATCAGCGTCGGAATGCTGCGGATACCGTATTGGCTTGCCACATTAGGATTCTCGTCGGTATTAACTTTTACTACCTTCACCTGCCCTTCATATTGCTGGGCAATTTCGTCTACGACGGGCGCCACCATCCGACAGGGCCCGCACCAGGGAGCCCAAAAATCCACTAGAACTGGAACTTCGCTATCGAGCACTTCCTGTTTAAAGGTAGAGTCGGTTACTTGCGCGGCTGCTGACATCCCTAGCCATCCTTGTAAATACTATTTCTCGGATAACAAGTTTAGCAAAAAGTGTAACCACTTGCGTCAGTCGATTTTAGATTTTAGATTTTAGATTTTAGATTTACTCCACGGATGAATCCTGACGGATTCAGGTCTAAAAAATTGTGGCTACAACGCTTTTAGGGCAAGGGTTTTAGGGTAAAGTCATGGCTTTTGTCCCGCAAAGGTTGACTGTCTAGCTTGTGACGCTGGATGACAGTTTGTCGTCACAATCTTGATAGTAGAGATTTATTAAGCGTCTAGTTCCAGAGCTAAAGTCTTTGCCCAGCAAGGAGTTCGGTGGCCTGAGTCCTTACGGTAAATCTGGGAGAGTGAAGTTCGACCGACAATTTTGAGAGTTCCACTCTTGGCGCCCGAGGCTTGTATCCGTTTTTGGGTAGGAGGGACGATTTTCAGAGAAGGCTTCTGAGCGAATTCCAGAAATGGAAGTTATAAGAAGACCTTCGGCACCCAAAAATTCTCCCCCTCTCCCCCTGTCCGCCTCTTTGCCTCTCCCCAACAGTCCGGAGCGAACAGCCTTAACCCCGTACCTAGTGAGTAAAGAGGAGCGACAGCGGTAAAAGAGGTCAAAAAGGAACCGCCCGAACAGTAGTCCGGGCGGAGTGTGGTGTGAGGAGTGAACGGAAACA
Above is a genomic segment from Microcoleus sp. bin38.metabat.b11b12b14.051 containing:
- a CDS encoding sulfite exporter TauE/SafE family protein: MLDLLLISTLGFLGSFGHCAGMCGPLTVAFSLSSSRNDKLAAFRFHLLLNLGRIIAYALVGAAIGGVGSVLIAGGQMAGTGSELRRAIALLTGTMLIWFGLVQIKPDFLPRLPLLHPISHDRVGQAMNQLSAQKTWWVPVALGLLWGLIPCGFLYAAQIKAAETGNPVLGAATMFAFGLGTLPTMLGVGFFAGRLSADTRSQLFRMGGWVTVSIGILTLLRTDEMVDFTGHAALLCLMLALLARPVSNFLPQLLRYRRALGVGAFILAVAHTFHLLDHTLKWNFDAVSFMVPQHQFGMLAGMLSLLLMLPAAVTSVDRIQHHLGKLWRPIHLLSVPACLLGALHAALIGSHYLGGFEWTAVNQWRALLLGIIALGVLFVRSRLFWSILSLEKFYVSPIKQK
- a CDS encoding LOG family protein, with the translated sequence MIPSGPGQDFEFFQAEAIDLIDRLPMLKHSEWIERSLRAIVQMASEELDRLDWKIMAASLRDMERAFSMFYPYRHVRKIVIFGSARVSPTSPEYLMARNFSRAIAQQGFMVMTGGGGGIMQAGNEGATAERSFGLNIQLPFEQGSNPFIAGDSKLLNFKYFFTRKLFFLRESDALALFPGGFGTLDEAFECLTLTQTGKFGPAPLVLIDRPGGDYWHDWNYFVQKQLRGRGLISADDRSLYTITDDVNVACEAIASFYRVYHSCRYVDGKLVLRLKSELSEENVDRLNTEFSDIVVTGKIEKSKAFPAEAGDETFDLPRLVLHFNQRDAGRLYQLIAAINQMGAASPAAAHPEQK
- the trxA gene encoding thioredoxin, producing MSAAAQVTDSTFKQEVLDSEVPVLVDFWAPWCGPCRMVAPVVDEIAQQYEGQVKVVKVNTDENPNVASQYGIRSIPTLMIFKGGQRVDMVVGAVPKTTLANTLEKYI